The following are encoded together in the Apodemus sylvaticus chromosome 11, mApoSyl1.1, whole genome shotgun sequence genome:
- the Sod3 gene encoding extracellular superoxide dismutase [Cu-Zn]: MLAFLFCGLLLAACGSVTWTMSDPGESGIDLADRLDLVEKIGDTHAKVLEIWMELGRQREVDAREMHAVCRVQPSATLPPDQPQVTGLILFRQLGTGSRVEAYFNLEGFPAEQNTSYRAIHVHEFGDLSQGCDSTGPHYNPLDVPHPQHPGDFGNFAVHNGQLWRHRSGLTASLAGPHSILGRAVVVHAGEDDLGKGGNQASLQNGNAGRRLACCVVGTSNSQAWENLTKERKKRRRESECKTS, encoded by the coding sequence ATGTTGGCCTTCCTGTTCTGCGGCCTGCTACTGGCGGCCTGTGGCTCTGTCACCTGGACCATGTCAGATCCCGGGGAGTCCGGCATCGACTTAGCAGACAGGCTTGACCTGGTTGAGAAGATAGGCGACACACATGCCAAAGTGCTGGAGATCTGGATGGAACTAGGACGACAACGGGAGGTGGATGCCAGGGAGATGCACGCAGTCTGCAGGGTACAGCCATCAGCCACACTGCCCCCGGATCAGCCACAGGTCACTGGTTTGATCCTCTTCCGGCAGCTGGGGACCGGCTCCAGGGTTGAGGCCTACTTCAATCTGGAGGGCTTCCCAGCCGAGCAGAATACCTCCTACCGCGCCATCCACGTGCATGAGTTCGGGGACCTGAGCCAGGGCTGTGATTCCACCGGACCGCACTACAATCCGCTGGACGTGCCGCACCCGCAGCACCCAGGCGACTTCGGCAACTTCGCGGTGCACAATGGCCAACTCTGGCGGCACCGGTCCGGCCTGACGGCGTCCCTGGCTGGGCCGCACTCGATCTTGGGCCGCGCTGTGGTGGTCCACGCCGGCGAGGACGACCTGGGTAAAGGTGGCAACCAGGCCAGCCTGCAGAACGGCAACGCAGGTCGCCGGCTCGCCTGCTGCGTGGTCGGCACCAGCAACTCCCAGGCCTGGGAGAACCTGACTAAGGAGCGCAAGAAGCGGCGGCGGGAGAGCGAGTGCAAGACCTCCTAA